Proteins from a single region of Nocardiopsis dassonvillei subsp. dassonvillei DSM 43111:
- a CDS encoding GNAT family N-acetyltransferase: MTIAQDRPILPSVILETERLRLRPFVEGDVDDVHASCTDAELQRWLPLPLPGVPYTREEAERWCCEVAPALRTCGEGQQWAMVERESKRLVGSVGLVRVVWASMNTEVGYWVSPWGRGRGYATEAAVAVSRWALDQGFQRVEIKAATGNTGSRRVAERSGFSLEGVERSAMPLHEGRADLAVYSLLPGDLG; encoded by the coding sequence GTGACCATCGCACAAGACAGACCGATACTGCCGTCAGTGATCCTGGAGACCGAGCGCCTGCGGCTGCGCCCGTTCGTCGAGGGCGACGTCGACGACGTACACGCGTCCTGCACCGACGCCGAGCTCCAACGCTGGCTCCCCCTCCCCCTTCCCGGGGTGCCCTACACCCGGGAGGAGGCCGAGCGGTGGTGCTGTGAGGTGGCCCCCGCCCTGCGTACCTGCGGTGAGGGACAGCAGTGGGCCATGGTCGAGCGGGAGTCCAAGCGGCTCGTGGGCTCGGTGGGCCTGGTGCGTGTCGTGTGGGCGTCGATGAACACCGAGGTCGGGTACTGGGTCTCGCCGTGGGGCCGCGGCCGCGGATACGCGACGGAGGCCGCCGTGGCCGTCTCCCGCTGGGCGCTGGACCAGGGCTTCCAGCGGGTGGAGATCAAGGCCGCCACCGGCAACACCGGGTCGCGCCGGGTCGCGGAGCGGTCGGGGTTCAGCCTGGAGGGCGTCGAACGCAGCGCGATGCCGCTGCACGAGGGCCGCGCCGACCTGGCGGTGTACAGCCTGCTCCCCGGCGACCTGGGCTGA
- the cobT gene encoding nicotinate-nucleotide--dimethylbenzimidazole phosphoribosyltransferase, producing MTRDDREDARRGEEGGAEPSRWKGGRPASGTGPRLGGLFDGLPESGRGARAQPPRGSSGTANPFRQRPRPPAPADPAPRVPSAPVSPYGALPLDIPPAPRPEAEPTVELAADAPSPTGSPHRPDVIPFRGGERPAGSDAASPGAVPSPVPGSPESQAGPEWTVPSAESEHPAEPSGPAEPEPLAEPEPSTALADAAALARSAVLAKAARPQEAVPAHGTTTARAAAPARPVTPARPAVPVRPAAPARQGAPAQPPAPPRPAEPVHTAASAHPAAPPNTEVPARPDTPAPPVASARPATSAPPTGPARPAAPTRPAVPARPATHPARTVRPPGTTTDPEEAGAGAAGAPTTDHGRAEQHSATTEPEQSMHAHEPSEPLPGPAGPPVQTAPEPAAASTAQAPERAGNGSVHAYGEAERAAVYRAIRERRDVRTGFRPDPVPHDVLIRVLEAAHQAPSVGDSQPWDFLVIEDPGLRARVGDLAAAEREDHAHAPPGVRARAFAGLKAEAVLDAPLNIAVTVDPTRGGRHARGRHARPLSADHAAALAVENLWIAARAEGLGVGWLTFVDERDVARALELPAHLDVAAYLCVGYVEEFPAESELSLSGWARERPLSWAVHHDRYGRRGLPGREPTSLLEETITAVGALDTRAMEEARDRQDRMTKPPGSLGFLEEVSVQLAGISGQCPPPIPDPAAVAVFAGDHGVHAQGVTHWPQEVTAQMVHNFLEGGAVVNAFAAQVGAEVTVVDVGVAADLPRAPGLLARKVARGTADLTQGPALTREQTLQALECGIEVARDLVSAGNRCLVTGDMGIANTTPAAALVCAFTGADPAHATGRGTGVDDAVYAHKVDVVRRALAEHPVDPADPIGTLAALGGLEHAALAGFVLGGAALRVPVLLDGVIAGSAALAAAAISPEALSACFAGHRSSEPGHSLALEHLGLRPLVDLEMRLGEGSGALLALPLLQSAARVLHDVATFDDAGVSTAP from the coding sequence ATGACCAGAGACGACCGCGAGGACGCCCGGCGCGGCGAGGAGGGCGGAGCCGAGCCGTCCCGCTGGAAGGGCGGCAGACCCGCCTCGGGAACCGGTCCCCGCCTCGGCGGCCTGTTCGACGGGCTCCCCGAGAGCGGGCGCGGCGCCCGGGCCCAACCCCCGCGCGGCTCCTCGGGCACGGCCAACCCGTTCCGGCAGCGGCCCCGGCCCCCCGCGCCGGCCGACCCCGCGCCACGGGTCCCCTCCGCCCCGGTCTCGCCCTACGGCGCGCTTCCCCTGGACATCCCCCCGGCCCCGCGACCGGAGGCCGAGCCGACGGTCGAGCTCGCGGCGGACGCGCCGTCGCCGACCGGGTCGCCGCACCGGCCCGACGTCATCCCCTTCCGCGGCGGCGAGCGCCCCGCCGGGAGCGATGCGGCCAGCCCGGGAGCCGTGCCGAGTCCGGTTCCCGGGAGCCCCGAGAGCCAGGCGGGCCCGGAGTGGACCGTTCCCTCCGCCGAGTCCGAACATCCGGCGGAGCCCAGCGGTCCGGCCGAGCCGGAGCCCCTGGCCGAGCCGGAGCCCTCGACGGCGCTCGCGGACGCTGCCGCGCTCGCGAGGTCGGCGGTGCTCGCGAAGGCGGCGCGCCCACAGGAGGCGGTGCCCGCGCACGGCACGACGACCGCCCGAGCCGCCGCACCCGCCCGCCCGGTCACGCCCGCACGTCCGGCCGTACCCGTCCGTCCAGCGGCGCCCGCCCGCCAGGGCGCCCCCGCCCAACCGCCGGCGCCCCCGCGCCCCGCCGAACCCGTGCACACCGCGGCGTCCGCGCACCCCGCCGCGCCCCCGAACACCGAGGTACCCGCCCGCCCGGACACGCCCGCACCCCCTGTGGCTTCCGCCCGCCCGGCCACGTCCGCGCCCCCCACGGGGCCTGCCCGCCCGGCTGCTCCCACCCGTCCGGCGGTACCCGCACGCCCGGCTACGCACCCCGCCCGGACCGTCCGCCCGCCCGGGACCACCACCGACCCGGAGGAAGCGGGGGCCGGGGCCGCCGGAGCACCGACCACAGACCACGGACGCGCGGAACAGCACTCCGCGACCACCGAGCCGGAGCAGAGCATGCACGCACACGAACCATCCGAGCCCCTGCCCGGGCCCGCCGGGCCTCCTGTCCAGACCGCCCCCGAGCCCGCGGCCGCGTCCACCGCCCAGGCTCCCGAGCGGGCCGGCAACGGCTCCGTCCACGCCTACGGCGAGGCCGAGCGCGCCGCCGTCTACCGGGCCATCCGCGAACGCCGCGACGTCCGGACGGGCTTTCGGCCCGACCCCGTGCCCCACGACGTGCTCATCCGCGTCCTGGAGGCCGCCCACCAGGCCCCAAGCGTCGGCGACTCCCAGCCCTGGGACTTCCTGGTCATCGAGGACCCCGGCCTGCGCGCCCGCGTGGGCGACCTCGCCGCGGCCGAGCGCGAGGACCACGCCCACGCACCGCCGGGCGTCCGCGCCCGCGCCTTCGCCGGACTCAAGGCCGAGGCGGTCCTCGACGCGCCCCTCAACATCGCCGTCACCGTCGACCCCACACGGGGAGGACGGCACGCCCGGGGCCGCCACGCCCGCCCCCTGAGCGCCGACCACGCCGCGGCGCTCGCCGTGGAGAACCTCTGGATCGCCGCGCGCGCCGAGGGGCTGGGCGTCGGCTGGCTCACCTTCGTCGACGAGCGCGACGTCGCCCGCGCCCTCGAACTCCCCGCCCACCTGGACGTGGCCGCCTACCTGTGCGTCGGCTACGTGGAGGAGTTCCCCGCCGAGTCCGAGCTCAGCCTCTCCGGCTGGGCCAGGGAGCGCCCCCTGTCCTGGGCGGTGCACCACGACCGCTACGGCCGCCGCGGTCTGCCCGGCCGGGAACCCACGAGCCTGCTGGAGGAGACCATCACCGCCGTCGGAGCGCTGGACACCCGCGCGATGGAGGAGGCCAGGGACCGCCAGGACCGGATGACCAAGCCGCCCGGCTCCCTCGGCTTCCTGGAGGAGGTCTCGGTCCAGCTGGCCGGGATCTCCGGGCAGTGCCCGCCGCCGATCCCCGACCCGGCCGCCGTCGCCGTGTTCGCGGGCGACCACGGCGTGCACGCCCAGGGGGTGACCCACTGGCCCCAGGAGGTCACCGCCCAGATGGTGCACAACTTCCTGGAGGGCGGCGCCGTCGTCAACGCCTTCGCCGCCCAGGTCGGCGCCGAGGTCACCGTCGTGGACGTCGGCGTGGCCGCGGACCTGCCCCGTGCCCCCGGCCTGCTGGCCCGCAAGGTCGCGCGCGGCACCGCCGACCTCACCCAGGGGCCAGCGCTCACCCGCGAGCAGACCCTCCAGGCCCTGGAGTGCGGCATCGAGGTCGCCCGCGACCTGGTCTCCGCGGGCAACCGCTGCCTGGTCACCGGCGACATGGGCATCGCCAACACCACCCCGGCCGCCGCCCTGGTGTGCGCCTTCACCGGAGCCGACCCCGCGCACGCCACGGGACGGGGCACCGGTGTGGACGACGCCGTGTACGCCCACAAGGTCGACGTGGTGCGCCGTGCCCTGGCCGAGCACCCCGTCGACCCGGCCGACCCCATCGGCACCCTGGCCGCCCTGGGCGGCCTGGAGCACGCCGCCCTGGCGGGGTTCGTGCTCGGCGGCGCGGCCCTGCGCGTCCCGGTGCTGCTGGACGGGGTCATCGCCGGATCGGCCGCCCTGGCCGCCGCCGCGATCTCCCCGGAGGCCCTCAGCGCCTGCTTCGCCGGGCACCGCTCCAGCGAGCCCGGGCACAGCCTGGCCCTGGAGCACCTGGGCCTGCGCCCCCTGGTCGACCTGGAGATGCGCCTGGGCGAGGGCTCCGGAGCGCTGCTGGCACTGCCGCTGCTCCAGAGCGCGGCGCGTGTCCTGCACGACGTCGCCACCTTCGACGACGCGGGCGTCTCCACCGCCCCCTGA
- the cobA gene encoding uroporphyrinogen-III C-methyltransferase, giving the protein MTYLLGLRMRGRDVLVVGGGRVAQRRVPVLIEAGARVTLVSPEASAALEDLASAGRLTWHRRPYAPGDVAGPDAPAHWLVHAATDDPRVNAAVAEEAENARVWCVRADDRHASSAWTPASGSAAGVTVGVVASGDPRRSAGLRDAVVDGLADGTLDARRGRERLRGVALVGGGPGDPGLITVRGQQLLSQADVVVVDRLAPTSLLDRLPADVEIVDAAKIPYGRSMTQEEINATLVDRAGRGKFVVRLKGGDSFLFGRGGEEAAACAAAGIPVIAVPGVTSALAAPASAGIPATHRGVAQDLHIVSAHVPPGDGRSTVDWAGLARAGGTVVVLMGVERIEAIAEALVSHGRSADTPVAVVQEATLPGQRTVTGTLATIAAAARSAGVRPPAVVIIGEVVKTARDLDILHTGNQFETRRLATGRDLQ; this is encoded by the coding sequence ATGACCTATCTCCTTGGTTTGCGCATGCGGGGACGCGACGTCCTCGTCGTCGGAGGGGGCAGGGTCGCCCAGCGGCGCGTCCCCGTGCTCATCGAGGCCGGGGCCCGCGTCACCCTCGTCTCCCCCGAGGCCTCGGCGGCCCTGGAGGACCTCGCCTCGGCCGGACGCCTCACCTGGCACCGGCGGCCCTACGCCCCCGGCGACGTCGCGGGCCCGGACGCCCCCGCCCACTGGCTCGTGCACGCCGCCACCGACGACCCCCGCGTCAACGCCGCCGTCGCCGAGGAGGCCGAGAACGCCCGCGTGTGGTGCGTGCGCGCCGACGACCGCCACGCCTCCTCCGCCTGGACCCCCGCCAGCGGCAGCGCGGCCGGGGTCACCGTGGGCGTCGTCGCCTCCGGAGACCCCCGCCGCTCGGCCGGACTGCGCGACGCCGTCGTCGACGGCCTCGCCGACGGCACCCTCGACGCCCGCCGCGGACGCGAGCGCCTGCGCGGCGTCGCGCTCGTGGGAGGAGGTCCCGGCGACCCCGGCCTGATCACGGTGCGGGGACAGCAGCTCCTCTCCCAGGCCGACGTGGTGGTGGTCGACCGGCTCGCCCCCACCTCCCTCCTGGACCGCCTGCCCGCCGACGTCGAGATCGTCGACGCCGCCAAGATCCCCTACGGCCGGTCCATGACCCAGGAGGAGATCAACGCGACCCTGGTCGACCGCGCCGGACGCGGGAAGTTCGTGGTGCGGCTCAAGGGCGGCGACTCCTTCCTCTTCGGCCGCGGCGGCGAGGAGGCCGCCGCCTGCGCCGCCGCGGGGATCCCCGTCATCGCCGTGCCCGGTGTGACCAGCGCGCTCGCCGCCCCGGCCAGCGCGGGCATCCCCGCCACCCACCGCGGCGTGGCCCAGGACCTGCACATCGTCTCCGCGCACGTGCCCCCCGGGGACGGGCGCTCCACGGTCGACTGGGCCGGACTCGCCCGCGCGGGCGGTACCGTCGTCGTCCTCATGGGGGTGGAGCGGATCGAGGCGATCGCCGAGGCCCTCGTCTCCCACGGCAGATCCGCCGACACCCCCGTGGCGGTGGTACAGGAGGCCACACTGCCGGGGCAGCGGACCGTCACCGGTACGCTGGCCACCATCGCCGCCGCGGCCCGATCGGCCGGAGTGCGGCCCCCCGCGGTGGTGATCATCGGAGAAGTGGTCAAAACAGCGCGGGATCTTGACATACTGCACACGGGAAACCAGTTCGAGACCCGTCGACTGGCGACCGGGCGCGATCTCCAGTGA
- the cobC gene encoding Rv2231c family pyridoxal phosphate-dependent protein CobC, producing the protein MDAGHDLRHHGDAEVGGGLLDLAVNVRGRTPPAWLGRLLADSLTGLGAYPDPSRARKAVARRHGREPGEVLLTAGAAEAFVLLARVLNPRRAVVVHPQFTEPEAALRAAGHAVDRVLLEPDFTLDPALVPEDADLVVVGNPTNPTSVLHPGPVLAGLARPGRVLVVDEAFADCVPGETESLASRGDLPGLVVVRSLTKTWSLAGLRAGYLLAEPDLVARFSEAQPLWSVSTPALVAVEACCRPEALAEADAWATSLTEHRDDLAAGLRNLGLRVVPGARASFLLVADPEADRLRARLREGGIAVRRGDTFPGLGPEWFRVAVREPAVHRVLTDALGELLDR; encoded by the coding sequence ATGGACGCGGGCCACGACCTGCGCCACCACGGTGACGCCGAGGTCGGCGGCGGGCTGCTCGACCTGGCCGTCAACGTGCGGGGCCGGACGCCGCCCGCCTGGCTGGGGCGGCTCCTCGCCGACTCGCTGACCGGCCTGGGCGCCTACCCCGACCCCTCCCGCGCGCGGAAGGCGGTCGCCCGGCGCCACGGACGGGAGCCGGGCGAGGTCCTGCTCACCGCCGGGGCGGCCGAGGCCTTCGTCCTCCTGGCGCGGGTCCTGAACCCCCGGCGGGCGGTCGTCGTGCACCCCCAGTTCACCGAGCCCGAGGCCGCCCTGCGCGCCGCCGGGCACGCCGTGGACCGGGTGCTGCTGGAACCGGACTTCACCCTCGACCCCGCACTGGTCCCCGAGGACGCCGACCTGGTCGTGGTGGGCAACCCGACCAACCCGACCTCCGTGCTCCACCCCGGACCGGTCCTGGCCGGGCTGGCCCGCCCCGGGCGCGTGCTGGTCGTCGACGAGGCCTTCGCCGACTGCGTTCCCGGCGAAACGGAGTCGCTGGCCTCCCGCGGGGACCTGCCGGGCCTGGTGGTGGTGCGCAGCCTCACCAAGACCTGGTCCCTCGCCGGGCTGCGCGCCGGCTACCTGCTCGCCGAACCCGACCTGGTGGCCAGGTTCTCCGAGGCACAGCCCCTGTGGTCGGTGTCCACGCCCGCCCTGGTCGCGGTGGAGGCGTGCTGCAGGCCGGAGGCCCTCGCCGAGGCCGACGCCTGGGCGACGTCCCTGACCGAGCACCGCGACGACCTCGCCGCGGGCCTGCGGAACCTGGGCCTGCGGGTGGTCCCGGGAGCCCGGGCCTCGTTCCTGCTGGTAGCGGACCCTGAGGCGGACCGGCTGCGGGCCCGCCTCAGGGAAGGGGGGATCGCCGTCCGGCGCGGTGACACCTTTCCCGGCCTCGGCCCGGAGTGGTTCCGGGTGGCGGTCCGCGAACCCGCCGTCCACCGGGTCCTGACGGACGCGCTGGGGGAGTTGCTCGACCGGTGA
- a CDS encoding peptidoglycan recognition protein family protein, whose product MRRRTLLAGATAAAGLTALGTALTSARPALADTGGDRTVPRVLAEPSASHGLVRPDLRFDMVAVTGDPGEADAAVRFETADGLGSWNPVHLHTGGRDDRDPVAAALVRAPEGATGYEVRSRGGTAAVNLRDGEGLRFGGPAQASLSAEASGTLRGRTSVPFRTRAGWGADESWRFDDQGDNLWEAEFHPVQALTVHHTAMPTGDDHAADVRAVYYLHAVQQLWGDIGYHVLIDPDGVVYEGRHSGEDGVPVFSGIPRPGRAESVTAGHAYGFNQGNVGVCLLGDFTDELPTRAAQDSLVDVLRVLCAVTGVDPAGQIEYVNPGTGVVTPGDAISRHRDWLETECPGNAFSEVFDSAVRQRVIAGLA is encoded by the coding sequence ATGCGAAGGCGTACCCTCCTGGCCGGTGCCACCGCCGCTGCGGGACTGACCGCGCTGGGCACCGCGCTCACCTCCGCCCGCCCCGCACTGGCCGACACCGGCGGCGACCGCACGGTCCCCCGCGTGCTGGCGGAGCCCTCCGCCTCACACGGACTGGTCCGCCCCGACCTGCGCTTCGACATGGTGGCCGTCACCGGTGACCCCGGAGAGGCCGACGCGGCGGTCCGCTTCGAGACCGCCGACGGCCTGGGCTCGTGGAACCCGGTGCACCTGCACACCGGGGGCCGCGACGACCGGGACCCGGTCGCCGCCGCGCTGGTGCGCGCGCCCGAGGGCGCCACCGGTTACGAGGTGCGTTCGAGAGGGGGGACCGCGGCCGTGAACCTGCGCGACGGAGAGGGTCTGCGCTTCGGCGGCCCCGCACAGGCGTCGCTGTCCGCGGAGGCCTCCGGTACGCTGCGCGGCCGGACCAGCGTCCCGTTCCGCACCCGCGCGGGCTGGGGCGCCGACGAGTCCTGGCGTTTCGACGACCAGGGCGACAACCTGTGGGAGGCGGAGTTCCACCCCGTGCAGGCGCTGACCGTGCACCACACCGCGATGCCGACCGGGGACGACCACGCGGCGGACGTGCGGGCGGTGTACTACCTGCACGCGGTGCAGCAGCTGTGGGGGGACATCGGCTACCACGTGCTCATCGACCCCGACGGGGTGGTCTACGAGGGCCGCCACTCGGGCGAGGACGGCGTGCCGGTCTTCTCCGGGATCCCGCGGCCGGGGCGGGCCGAGTCGGTGACCGCGGGGCACGCCTACGGGTTCAACCAGGGCAACGTGGGCGTGTGCCTGCTCGGGGACTTCACCGACGAGCTGCCCACGCGGGCGGCGCAGGACTCCCTGGTCGACGTGCTGCGCGTGCTGTGCGCGGTGACCGGCGTGGACCCGGCCGGGCAGATCGAGTACGTCAACCCGGGCACGGGCGTGGTCACGCCGGGCGACGCGATCTCCCGGCACCGCGACTGGCTGGAGACCGAGTGCCCGGGCAACGCCTTCTCCGAGGTGTTCGACAGCGCGGTCCGCCAGCGCGTCATCGCGGGCCTGGCCTAG